In Chryseobacterium shigense, the following proteins share a genomic window:
- a CDS encoding DUF692 family multinuclear iron-containing protein, with translation MKKPLLGLAMMPEAEFVSAILPLLQNNDVDVLEWSFDTLYDVKEPEWLSGLLDFYAENNRLLGHGVYYSLFDARWTERQESWLKKLKKEFKHRKYNHITEHFGFMNTENFHQGVPLPVPLHSKTLQIGKDRLCRLQDAVEIPVGIENLAFSFSVDDVKEQGEFLAELIEDIDGFLILDLHNIYCQSCNFEIDMQDIIRMYPLEKVKEIHLSGGSWQESAYGKKPVRRDTHDDNIPEVILNVLPEVLAQCNNLEYIIIERLGHTLDTEAKKHVFFDDFYRVKAIIDISDFSAGSNKVWNKKNKGYSGPVEDLLLYDEQTKLTKMLFEGNSVQAVKNEKFHYFKPENWDEEMIATAQQIIKKWNPY, from the coding sequence ATGAAGAAGCCGTTGTTAGGATTAGCTATGATGCCGGAAGCAGAATTTGTTTCCGCAATACTTCCTTTACTGCAGAATAACGATGTAGATGTGTTGGAATGGTCTTTCGATACATTATATGATGTAAAAGAACCGGAATGGCTTTCCGGACTTCTGGACTTTTATGCAGAAAATAACAGGCTTCTTGGCCATGGTGTTTACTATTCCCTTTTTGATGCCAGATGGACTGAACGGCAGGAAAGCTGGCTTAAAAAATTAAAGAAGGAATTCAAACACAGAAAATACAATCATATTACCGAGCATTTCGGATTTATGAATACCGAAAATTTTCATCAGGGTGTTCCACTGCCCGTTCCGCTTCATTCCAAAACGCTTCAGATAGGGAAGGACAGGCTCTGCAGACTTCAGGATGCTGTGGAAATCCCTGTTGGGATCGAAAATCTTGCCTTTTCTTTCTCTGTAGATGATGTGAAGGAACAGGGAGAATTCCTTGCTGAACTTATAGAAGATATTGACGGTTTCCTTATTCTTGACCTTCACAATATTTATTGTCAGTCCTGTAATTTTGAAATAGATATGCAGGACATCATCCGTATGTATCCCCTTGAAAAGGTCAAAGAAATTCACCTTTCGGGAGGAAGCTGGCAGGAGAGTGCTTATGGTAAAAAACCGGTAAGGAGAGATACCCATGATGATAACATTCCGGAAGTAATACTTAACGTACTTCCTGAAGTGCTGGCCCAATGTAATAACCTCGAATATATAATTATTGAAAGGCTGGGGCATACATTGGATACGGAAGCAAAAAAGCATGTTTTTTTCGATGATTTCTACCGTGTAAAAGCAATTATTGATATTTCTGATTTCTCTGCTGGAAGTAATAAAGTCTGGAATAAAAAGAACAAAGGGTATTCAGGGCCTGTAGAGGACCTGCTGCTGTATGATGAACAGACGAAACTGACAAAAATGCTGTTTGAAGGAAATAGTGTTCAAGCTGTTAAAAATGAAAAATTTCATTATTTCAAACCTGAAAACTGGGATGAAGAAATGATTGCAACAGCTCAGCAAATCATTAAGAAGTGGAATCCGTACTAG
- the rpe gene encoding ribulose-phosphate 3-epimerase gives MKTKLIAPSLLSADFGNLQRDIEMLNNSQADWFHIDVMDGRFVPNISFGFPVMKTVQQHAKKFVDVHLMIVEPEKYVDEFINHGADLISIHYEACTHLHRTIHHIQSRGAKAGVVLNPSTPVLMLEDVIADVDLVLLMSVNPGFGGQKFIENTYKKIAETKDLILSNNSTALIEIDGGVNLDNASKLFEAGADVLVAGNAVFSAENPERTIELLKI, from the coding sequence ATGAAAACGAAGCTTATTGCTCCATCCCTTTTATCCGCAGACTTCGGGAATCTGCAAAGAGACATTGAAATGCTGAACAACTCCCAGGCCGACTGGTTCCACATTGATGTGATGGACGGGAGATTTGTACCCAACATTTCATTCGGTTTCCCTGTGATGAAAACCGTACAGCAGCATGCCAAAAAATTTGTAGATGTTCATTTAATGATCGTAGAGCCTGAAAAGTATGTAGATGAATTCATCAATCACGGTGCAGATCTTATTTCCATACATTATGAGGCATGCACGCATCTTCACAGAACCATTCATCATATTCAGAGCAGAGGAGCGAAGGCAGGTGTTGTTTTAAACCCTTCCACTCCGGTACTGATGCTTGAGGACGTTATTGCTGATGTAGATCTTGTTCTTCTGATGAGTGTAAATCCGGGATTCGGGGGACAGAAATTCATTGAAAACACCTATAAAAAGATTGCAGAGACGAAAGATCTTATTCTAAGCAATAATTCCACAGCTTTAATTGAAATTGATGGCGGAGTAAATCTTGATAACGCTTCCAAGCTTTTCGAAGCAGGTGCAGATGTTCTTGTCGCAGGAAATGCAGTTTTCTCAGCAGAAAATCCGGAAAGAACAATTGAATTACTGAAAATCTGA
- a CDS encoding FKBP-type peptidyl-prolyl cis-trans isomerase, with translation MKKLLFISAVSLLSCNRNAPTAHPPVGGVLSQKDLDVSKERMRNLNTIERGQIQEWISGQAVKYYPTQLNYWVTVEGFDKRERRADNTPISYSYDLYDFDETKIYDKPFERRDARFGHFDELKAVENALRFMHDGEEVTLLVPSSLAYGTFGDEKNIDNDIPLIIKLKAL, from the coding sequence ATGAAAAAATTACTCTTCATATCAGCAGTAAGCCTGTTAAGCTGCAACCGGAATGCACCCACGGCACATCCTCCTGTAGGTGGAGTGTTGAGCCAGAAGGATCTGGATGTTTCTAAGGAAAGGATGAGGAATCTGAATACTATAGAACGGGGTCAGATCCAGGAATGGATCAGTGGTCAGGCTGTGAAGTATTACCCTACACAGCTTAACTATTGGGTAACTGTTGAAGGTTTTGATAAGAGAGAAAGAAGAGCAGATAATACACCTATTTCTTACTCTTATGACCTGTATGATTTTGATGAAACCAAGATCTACGACAAACCTTTTGAAAGAAGAGATGCCAGATTCGGGCATTTTGATGAACTGAAAGCGGTAGAGAATGCTTTGCGTTTTATGCATGATGGAGAGGAAGTAACGCTTTTGGTCCCTTCTTCACTGGCCTACGGAACCTTTGGAGATGAAAAGAACATAGACAACGATATACCATTGATCATAAAATTAAAAGCGCTATAA
- a CDS encoding M42 family peptidase, with amino-acid sequence MKFEKKSLKFLEKYLNTSSPTGYEHKGQEIWMDYIRPYVDKIEVDHYGTCYGIINPDAEFKVVIEAHADEISWYVNYITDDGLIYVIRNGGSDQTIAPSKVVHIHGEKGIVKGVFGWPAIHTRTNQNEPTPKIENIFIDCGAISKKEVEEMGIYVGCMITYPDEFFEMNDRYFVCRALDNRIGGFMIAEVARLLKENKKTIPFGLYITNSVQEEVGLYGADMIADTIKPNIAIVTDVTHDTTTPMIEKKKEGDQKCGDGPVVFFAPSIHHTIRELIIDTAKSKKIPFQRAAASRATGTDTDAFAHSNGGVPSALISLPLRYMHTTVEMVSKEDVSNVIQLIYETLLKIKPEMKLKYH; translated from the coding sequence ATGAAATTTGAAAAGAAATCTTTGAAATTTTTAGAAAAATACCTAAACACATCTTCTCCAACAGGTTACGAACATAAAGGCCAGGAAATCTGGATGGACTACATCAGACCTTATGTGGATAAAATAGAAGTTGATCATTACGGAACCTGCTATGGCATAATTAATCCCGATGCTGAATTTAAAGTAGTTATTGAAGCCCATGCAGATGAAATCTCATGGTATGTTAATTACATTACAGATGACGGATTGATCTATGTAATCAGAAACGGGGGCTCGGATCAGACGATTGCTCCTTCAAAAGTTGTCCATATCCATGGTGAAAAAGGAATTGTAAAAGGTGTATTCGGCTGGCCTGCCATTCACACAAGAACCAACCAGAATGAACCCACCCCGAAAATAGAAAATATCTTCATCGATTGCGGAGCTATTTCCAAGAAAGAAGTTGAAGAAATGGGAATCTACGTAGGCTGTATGATTACTTACCCTGATGAATTCTTTGAAATGAATGACAGATATTTTGTCTGCAGGGCCTTAGACAACAGGATCGGTGGCTTTATGATTGCGGAAGTAGCAAGACTTTTAAAAGAGAACAAGAAAACAATTCCTTTCGGGTTGTATATTACCAATTCCGTACAGGAGGAAGTAGGACTTTACGGTGCAGATATGATTGCTGACACCATCAAGCCCAATATCGCCATCGTAACAGATGTTACCCACGATACCACTACTCCTATGATCGAAAAGAAGAAAGAGGGTGACCAGAAATGTGGTGACGGACCTGTAGTTTTCTTTGCACCAAGTATTCACCACACCATCCGCGAGCTGATCATCGATACGGCAAAATCCAAAAAAATTCCTTTCCAGAGAGCTGCGGCCAGCAGAGCAACAGGAACAGATACAGATGCCTTTGCCCACTCCAATGGCGGGGTGCCAAGTGCTTTAATTTCCTTACCTTTGCGCTACATGCACACAACGGTAGAAATGGTTTCCAAAGAAGATGTAAGCAACGTAATCCAGCTGATTTATGAAACCCTTTTAAAGATCAAGCCGGAAATGAAGCTGAAGTATCATTAA
- a CDS encoding DUF4294 domain-containing protein, protein MNFNKIVCLFIFFFGVGVFGQKDSIIAKPLNQYPAESLKTDEFGNKYYYDERQKMKVYEINGEPVVVLDELVLVNKPRFNNQLDKNYYYFLNKKLNRVYPLFVTALQQYRDIQADMTDMDSKAKRKFVKERQNMLADQYEKQLRDLTTTEGQVFAKLMNRATGKNVYEIIKEMRGGWSAFWWNVKGKMADIDLKDQYNPHKNRTDEFIESLLQSNWNSGYLQPYPGASDFKVRK, encoded by the coding sequence ATGAATTTTAATAAGATTGTCTGTCTTTTTATCTTCTTTTTTGGAGTCGGTGTTTTTGGTCAGAAGGATTCTATCATTGCAAAACCTCTTAACCAATATCCTGCTGAATCTTTAAAAACAGATGAGTTCGGTAATAAGTATTATTATGACGAGCGTCAGAAGATGAAGGTTTATGAAATTAACGGTGAACCCGTAGTAGTACTGGATGAGCTGGTACTGGTTAATAAACCGCGATTCAACAATCAGCTGGATAAAAATTATTATTATTTCCTTAATAAAAAGCTGAACAGGGTTTACCCGTTATTTGTAACAGCGCTTCAGCAATACAGAGATATTCAGGCAGACATGACAGATATGGACAGCAAAGCCAAAAGAAAGTTTGTAAAAGAAAGACAGAATATGCTTGCTGATCAGTATGAAAAACAGCTGAGAGATCTTACAACAACTGAAGGCCAGGTTTTTGCCAAACTAATGAACAGGGCAACCGGAAAGAATGTTTATGAAATCATTAAAGAAATGAGAGGCGGATGGAGCGCCTTCTGGTGGAATGTAAAAGGTAAAATGGCCGATATTGATCTGAAAGACCAGTATAACCCACATAAGAACAGAACAGATGAATTTATAGAATCTCTGCTTCAGTCCAACTGGAATTCCGGCTACTTGCAGCCTTATCCCGGAGCCTCCGATTTTAAAGTCAGAAAATAA
- a CDS encoding nucleoside-diphosphate kinase, whose product MSNITFTMIKPDAVADGHIGAILGKIAEGGFKIKALKLTQLTVADAKKFYEVHAERPFYGELVEFMSSGPIVAAVLEKDNAVEDFRTLIGSTNPAEAAEGTIRKMFARSIGENAVHGSDSNENALIEAQFHFSGREIF is encoded by the coding sequence ATGTCTAACATTACATTCACTATGATTAAGCCTGATGCAGTAGCAGACGGACATATCGGTGCTATATTGGGGAAGATTGCAGAAGGAGGTTTTAAGATTAAAGCATTAAAATTAACTCAGCTTACTGTTGCTGATGCTAAAAAATTCTACGAAGTACATGCTGAAAGACCATTTTATGGAGAGTTGGTAGAATTCATGAGCTCAGGTCCTATCGTAGCTGCTGTTTTGGAGAAAGATAATGCAGTAGAAGACTTCAGAACATTGATCGGTTCTACAAACCCAGCAGAGGCTGCAGAAGGAACTATCAGAAAAATGTTTGCAAGAAGTATTGGTGAAAACGCGGTTCACGGTTCAGACTCTAACGAGAATGCTCTTATTGAGGCTCAGTTTCATTTTTCAGGAAGAGAAATTTTCTAA
- a CDS encoding spondin domain-containing protein has translation MISVLAFSSCSKDDDGEMLVNETATITVENVIEGKALTQFGTFQNTGSSPVINPGESTSFTFYAGKGQTISFAAMYGNSNDLFFAPANPGIKLYQDNGDPVEGNVSSQIRLWDNGTRVNEPTGPAVTHPGVAETTPQNITEIGLAVPASQLLKAELTHEEGTKFTLKLTNTSGGTANETPISAGIWAVSHISGTALLKEDPIFSPGKPSANGLTDLAETGKTTTLAQYLTGITGPNSAFSPVLVVVYSGNDNPIFKTGENDRGQGLKELSQQGNADILAAFLKTKPGIKEVFVLKDPAGTILKPRINGNDGGKASQVISARKGDRIALAAMYAQSNDWFIAATNNGVDGSTRGDISSIMGLFDSGTLVSSFPGAHTGSAPAQAESKPVQQLANPNQFNTLPSLPQMIKVTIQ, from the coding sequence ATGATCAGTGTTTTGGCTTTTTCCTCATGCAGTAAAGATGATGACGGAGAGATGCTGGTAAACGAAACGGCCACTATAACCGTAGAAAATGTAATTGAAGGTAAAGCACTGACTCAGTTCGGAACTTTTCAGAACACGGGATCATCGCCTGTTATTAATCCTGGAGAATCAACTTCATTTACATTCTATGCCGGAAAAGGACAAACCATAAGTTTTGCTGCCATGTATGGGAACAGCAATGATTTATTTTTTGCCCCTGCTAACCCGGGAATAAAGCTGTATCAGGACAATGGTGATCCGGTAGAAGGAAATGTTTCCTCACAGATCAGGCTTTGGGATAACGGAACACGTGTGAATGAACCTACAGGTCCTGCTGTTACCCATCCCGGTGTAGCAGAAACCACTCCACAGAACATAACAGAAATTGGATTAGCCGTCCCTGCTTCACAATTACTGAAAGCTGAACTCACCCATGAAGAAGGAACTAAATTCACTTTAAAACTGACCAATACTTCAGGAGGTACAGCCAATGAAACACCTATCAGTGCCGGTATCTGGGCTGTTTCTCATATTTCGGGGACAGCACTATTGAAAGAAGATCCTATTTTCTCACCGGGAAAACCTTCAGCCAACGGCTTAACAGATCTTGCCGAAACAGGAAAAACAACAACACTTGCACAATATCTTACAGGTATCACAGGACCTAATTCTGCATTTTCACCCGTATTGGTTGTGGTATACAGCGGTAATGATAATCCTATCTTTAAAACAGGAGAAAACGACCGCGGACAAGGTTTAAAGGAGCTTTCACAACAGGGAAATGCAGATATCCTGGCAGCTTTTCTTAAAACAAAACCGGGAATTAAAGAAGTCTTCGTCCTTAAAGATCCGGCTGGAACTATTCTGAAGCCCAGAATAAATGGTAACGACGGAGGAAAAGCTTCACAGGTAATATCTGCCCGTAAAGGAGACCGTATTGCCTTGGCAGCAATGTACGCCCAATCCAATGACTGGTTTATTGCAGCAACCAACAATGGAGTAGATGGCTCAACGAGAGGCGATATTTCTTCAATCATGGGGCTTTTTGACAGCGGAACCCTGGTAAGCTCTTTTCCGGGTGCACATACAGGATCGGCACCGGCGCAGGCTGAAAGCAAGCCGGTACAGCAGTTAGCCAACCCGAACCAGTTCAATACACTTCCATCACTTCCGCAAATGATTAAAGTGACTATTCAATAA
- the mnmD gene encoding tRNA (5-methylaminomethyl-2-thiouridine)(34)-methyltransferase MnmD, translating to MKREIKTTNDGSKTLFINDLNENYHSHHGALQEAEHVFIKNGLNQTNDYEINILELGFGTGLNVLVTINEYLKTDKNHVINYFSLEKYPINESEINDLAYFELFDNPEFKNIYQKIHQADWGKSSEIITGFNLKKIECDFFDLKDIDLPEINLVYYDCFGARVQPDLWEKPLFEMVSNKMSVNGLLTTYSSKGSVRRILQELNFKVEKKHGPPGKREMINAVKL from the coding sequence TTGAAAAGAGAAATTAAGACCACAAATGACGGAAGTAAAACGCTGTTTATCAATGATTTAAACGAAAACTATCATTCTCATCACGGTGCGCTTCAGGAAGCAGAACATGTGTTTATCAAAAATGGACTAAATCAGACAAATGATTACGAAATTAATATTTTAGAACTCGGTTTTGGAACAGGTTTGAATGTTTTGGTGACAATTAATGAATATTTAAAAACTGACAAAAATCATGTCATTAATTACTTTTCCCTTGAAAAATACCCGATAAATGAATCCGAGATTAATGATCTGGCCTATTTTGAGCTTTTTGATAACCCGGAATTCAAAAATATTTATCAGAAAATTCATCAGGCAGACTGGGGAAAATCATCAGAAATTATTACAGGTTTTAACCTTAAAAAGATAGAATGCGATTTTTTCGACCTGAAAGACATAGACTTACCTGAAATCAATCTTGTTTATTATGACTGTTTTGGTGCAAGAGTACAGCCGGATTTGTGGGAGAAACCTTTATTTGAAATGGTTTCCAACAAAATGTCCGTTAACGGATTATTAACAACCTATTCTTCCAAAGGCAGTGTAAGAAGGATTCTTCAGGAACTGAATTTTAAGGTAGAGAAAAAGCATGGCCCTCCGGGAAAAAGAGAGATGATTAACGCGGTGAAGCTATAA
- a CDS encoding branched-chain amino acid aminotransferase, whose product MIIQKTENSRLPDFDPNNFSFGNTFIDHMVICEYENGKWGDVKLVPYGPIPFTPAMMGVNYGQACFEGMKAYKDKDGQVFLFRPEKNFERINKSAKRLAMPEVTEEMFLDGLKALVDLDRNWIPQGEGMSLYIRPLIFATEEALKARVANKYMFAIVATPAKSYYAEPVSVKISDHYSRAANGGVGSAKAAGNYAASFYPTQLAIEEGYEQIIWTDDATHEYFEESGTMNVFVRINDTIYTPPTSEKILDGVTRDSFIQLAKKRGIEVKIEPVAVKTVIDAQKNGTLKEVWGVGTAVVTTVFQALGYQGVKLELPKLSNEESFAAILKKDLTDLQNNLSEDPFGWRVMVEKDVLETV is encoded by the coding sequence ATGATAATTCAAAAAACCGAGAACTCCAGACTTCCGGATTTCGATCCGAATAATTTTTCATTTGGAAATACTTTTATAGACCATATGGTGATATGTGAGTATGAGAATGGAAAGTGGGGGGATGTAAAATTGGTTCCTTACGGGCCAATACCATTTACGCCAGCTATGATGGGTGTAAACTATGGACAAGCTTGTTTTGAAGGCATGAAAGCTTATAAAGACAAAGACGGGCAGGTTTTCCTTTTCAGGCCGGAAAAGAATTTTGAACGTATCAATAAATCCGCAAAACGTCTGGCAATGCCTGAAGTAACTGAGGAAATGTTTTTAGACGGATTAAAGGCGTTAGTGGATCTAGACAGAAACTGGATACCGCAGGGAGAAGGAATGTCATTATATATAAGACCATTGATTTTTGCTACGGAGGAAGCTCTGAAAGCAAGAGTCGCTAATAAATATATGTTCGCAATTGTTGCAACACCAGCAAAAAGCTATTATGCAGAACCGGTTTCTGTGAAAATTTCAGACCATTATTCAAGAGCTGCCAACGGAGGAGTAGGTTCTGCAAAAGCAGCCGGTAACTATGCTGCTTCTTTCTATCCTACACAGCTTGCCATTGAAGAAGGTTACGAGCAGATCATCTGGACTGATGATGCCACTCATGAATATTTTGAAGAAAGTGGAACGATGAATGTATTTGTAAGAATTAACGATACCATCTACACTCCGCCTACATCTGAAAAAATCCTTGATGGGGTAACAAGAGACAGCTTTATCCAGCTTGCCAAGAAAAGAGGAATTGAAGTGAAAATAGAGCCTGTAGCAGTAAAAACTGTTATTGACGCTCAGAAGAACGGAACACTGAAAGAAGTTTGGGGAGTTGGGACAGCCGTTGTAACTACTGTATTCCAGGCTTTAGGATATCAGGGCGTGAAGCTCGAACTTCCAAAATTATCTAATGAGGAAAGTTTTGCGGCAATTCTTAAAAAAGATCTTACAGACCTTCAGAACAATCTTAGCGAAGATCCTTTCGGTTGGAGAGTTATGGTGGAAAAAGATGTTTTGGAAACTGTTTAG
- a CDS encoding NUDIX domain-containing protein, which produces MIDKINIRVYACAVKDKKVLTLFEEYAGEPLMKFPGGGLEFGEGLIECLHREFDEELNVKIEVVEHFYTQEDFLVSRFRANEQLLTIYYIVNITTEEDFLILDPCIEKTEWIDIDRPDNPFPLPVDKIVFDKLKEKFL; this is translated from the coding sequence ATGATTGATAAGATCAACATTAGAGTGTATGCGTGTGCAGTAAAGGATAAAAAAGTACTGACGCTGTTTGAAGAATATGCCGGTGAACCTTTAATGAAATTTCCGGGAGGAGGGCTGGAATTTGGTGAAGGGCTGATAGAGTGTCTTCACCGCGAGTTTGATGAAGAACTGAATGTGAAAATAGAAGTTGTGGAACACTTTTATACACAGGAAGATTTCCTTGTTTCCCGTTTCAGAGCAAATGAACAGCTGCTTACCATATATTATATAGTTAACATTACGACCGAGGAAGATTTTCTGATCCTTGATCCATGTATTGAAAAAACAGAGTGGATTGATATTGACAGGCCGGATAATCCTTTTCCGCTTCCGGTAGACAAAATAGTATTTGATAAGTTAAAAGAAAAATTCCTGTAA
- a CDS encoding peptidylprolyl isomerase, whose amino-acid sequence MNVDKETYESLNNGLYANLQTSKGNLIVQFEDKKAPVTVANFIGLAEGKIDNKAKAKGVPFYDGTIFHRVIKDFMIQGGDPQGTGMGDPGYKFEDEKNDLKHTGKGILSMANSGPNTNGSQFFITEVATPWLDGRHTIFGKVVKGNDVIDAIANVEKGAQDKPKTDIVLEKVSVFSKGDEYNNYDPAKTFSEGKAKIAENNKAYIAKEEADKKKKEEEFKANQEKLVENLKAGMQKTESGLYYKITKTTTGKAPKAGDNVSVHYAGKLIDGTEFDSSFKRNEPIEIPIGMGRVIKGWDEGILLLKEGETATLLIPPAMAYGERGAGGVIPPNAWLIFDVELVKVQ is encoded by the coding sequence ATGAACGTAGACAAAGAAACTTACGAAAGTCTTAATAACGGACTTTATGCAAATCTTCAGACTTCCAAAGGAAACCTGATCGTGCAGTTCGAAGACAAAAAAGCACCGGTAACTGTAGCCAATTTTATTGGTCTTGCAGAAGGAAAAATAGATAACAAAGCTAAGGCAAAAGGAGTTCCTTTTTATGACGGAACTATTTTCCACAGGGTGATTAAAGATTTCATGATCCAGGGAGGAGATCCTCAGGGAACAGGAATGGGAGATCCGGGATATAAATTCGAGGACGAGAAAAACGACCTTAAGCATACAGGAAAAGGAATCCTTTCTATGGCAAATTCAGGACCTAATACAAACGGTTCCCAGTTCTTCATTACTGAAGTAGCTACTCCGTGGTTGGACGGAAGACATACGATCTTCGGAAAAGTAGTAAAAGGTAATGATGTGATCGATGCAATTGCCAATGTAGAAAAAGGAGCCCAGGACAAACCTAAAACAGACATTGTTCTGGAAAAAGTTTCTGTTTTCAGCAAAGGTGACGAATATAATAACTACGATCCTGCAAAAACTTTCAGCGAAGGAAAAGCTAAGATCGCAGAAAACAACAAAGCTTATATCGCCAAAGAAGAAGCTGACAAAAAGAAAAAAGAAGAAGAATTCAAAGCTAATCAGGAAAAACTGGTTGAAAATCTTAAAGCCGGAATGCAGAAAACAGAATCCGGATTATACTACAAGATCACAAAAACAACTACAGGAAAAGCTCCTAAAGCTGGTGACAACGTATCTGTACATTATGCAGGTAAATTGATCGACGGTACGGAATTCGATTCTTCATTCAAAAGAAACGAGCCTATTGAAATTCCAATCGGAATGGGAAGGGTAATCAAAGGATGGGATGAAGGTATCCTGTTGCTTAAAGAAGGTGAAACAGCTACATTACTGATTCCGCCGGCAATGGCATACGGAGAAAGAGGTGCAGGAGGTGTTATCCCGCCAAACGCATGGTTGATCTTCGATGTTGAGCTTGTAAAAGTACAGTAA
- a CDS encoding DUF4082 domain-containing protein, translating to MKHLEFFYILRSLSLKSLCTILVLNSAFLITSCSKDDDEQAPQPIVYAEENPLNKYHENAGFTTTTNFINSGSYEFGLTFSPNVKGKMNAITIKLPDVNPSLKVTVWDYTTKTVLRTEVINVSASNTLITKAIEELALEKDKKYVITMNSNDWYKRSKPDNSDAVYPITAGNIKFLEYRWVSGATQVFPTNVSLNYNGGDLSFNFQQVD from the coding sequence ATGAAACATTTAGAATTTTTTTACATTTTGAGAAGCTTATCTCTTAAAAGTCTTTGTACAATATTAGTCCTGAATTCAGCATTCCTGATTACAAGCTGCAGTAAAGATGATGACGAGCAAGCTCCCCAGCCCATTGTGTATGCGGAAGAGAACCCGTTGAATAAATATCATGAAAATGCAGGATTTACAACCACAACCAATTTTATCAATTCCGGCAGCTATGAATTTGGTCTGACATTTTCCCCTAATGTTAAAGGTAAGATGAATGCAATTACTATAAAACTGCCCGATGTCAATCCAAGTTTAAAGGTAACAGTCTGGGATTACACAACTAAAACAGTACTGAGAACAGAAGTGATCAATGTGTCAGCCTCAAATACTTTAATTACAAAAGCTATTGAAGAACTGGCATTGGAGAAAGATAAAAAATATGTGATTACAATGAATTCCAATGACTGGTACAAAAGATCAAAACCGGATAACAGCGATGCTGTATACCCAATTACTGCCGGGAATATTAAATTTCTGGAATACAGATGGGTAAGCGGGGCAACCCAGGTTTTTCCTACTAATGTTTCACTGAACTATAACGGAGGTGATCTGAGCTTTAATTTTCAGCAGGTAGACTAA
- the rsgA gene encoding ribosome small subunit-dependent GTPase A has translation MKGKIIKSTGSWYQVMEFETDKIFEARIRGKFKLIKTRLTNPLAVGDFVEFQLESDGIAWITKIEPRTNYLIRKSVNLSKEAHIIASNIDLACFIFTLKHPETSLGFLDRFLACCEAYNITPLILFNKIDVLNEEEIELVKDIEFLYQEIGYGTLEISSYSKLNFGELQELLKNKTSVFFGHSGCGKSTLVNALQPGLNLKTSEISDSHLKGKHTTTFAQMHFWDFGGNVIDTPGVREFAMIDIEKEEVQHYFPEIFKKREECKFHNCLHINEPKCAVLASLETGEIQYSRYANYVKLMEEAEEAQNIR, from the coding sequence ATGAAAGGAAAAATCATTAAATCTACAGGCAGCTGGTACCAGGTCATGGAATTCGAAACAGATAAAATTTTCGAGGCCAGGATCCGGGGAAAATTCAAACTGATCAAGACCAGGCTTACCAATCCGCTTGCTGTGGGAGATTTTGTTGAATTCCAGTTGGAATCGGATGGTATTGCATGGATTACCAAAATAGAACCGCGTACCAACTATCTGATCAGAAAATCAGTCAACCTTTCAAAAGAAGCCCATATTATTGCCTCCAATATAGATTTAGCATGCTTTATTTTTACCCTGAAACATCCTGAAACATCCTTAGGTTTTCTTGACCGGTTTCTGGCATGCTGTGAAGCTTACAATATCACACCCCTGATTCTGTTTAATAAAATAGATGTTCTGAACGAAGAGGAAATAGAACTTGTAAAAGATATAGAATTCCTTTACCAGGAAATTGGTTATGGTACTCTTGAAATTTCATCTTATTCCAAATTGAATTTTGGGGAGCTTCAGGAGCTTCTTAAAAATAAAACCTCAGTGTTCTTCGGGCATTCAGGATGTGGGAAGTCTACATTGGTGAATGCATTACAGCCCGGTTTAAACTTAAAAACTTCTGAAATTTCAGATTCCCACCTAAAAGGAAAGCATACGACAACCTTTGCACAGATGCACTTCTGGGATTTTGGCGGCAACGTTATTGATACACCCGGCGTACGTGAATTTGCAATGATCGACATTGAAAAAGAGGAGGTACAGCATTATTTCCCCGAAATTTTCAAAAAAAGAGAAGAGTGTAAATTTCACAACTGTCTTCATATTAATGAGCCGAAATGTGCCGTTCTGGCCTCTCTTGAAACCGGAGAAATCCAATATTCCCGCTACGCTAATTATGTAAAACTGATGGAAGAAGCTGAAGAAGCCCAGAATATCAGATAA